Proteins co-encoded in one Anabas testudineus chromosome 8, fAnaTes1.2, whole genome shotgun sequence genomic window:
- the LOC113148302 gene encoding mitochondrial import inner membrane translocase subunit tim16-like isoform X2, which yields MAKYIAQIIVMGAQVVGRAFARALQQEFAASQAAARARGSAGQQSAAASSITGMSLQEAQQILNISNLNPEEVQKNYEHLFKVNDKSVGGSFYLQSKVVRAKERLEEELSIQSQQQKQQSDQNTET from the exons atg GCTAAATATATTGCACAGATCATTGTTATGGGAGCTCAGGTGGTGGGACGTGCGTTTGCTCGTGCTTTACAGCAAGAATTTGCAG CCAGTCAAGCAGCAGCGCGGGCCAGGGGCAGTGCAGGTCAGCAGTCAGCTGCAGCCTCCAGCATCACTGGCATGAGCCTGCAAGAGGCGCAGCAAATCCTCAATATTTCCAACCTCAACCCTGAAGAGGTCCAGAAg aatTATGAGCACCTTTTTAAAGTCAATGACAAATCAGTGGGTGGTTCATTTTACCTACAATCGAAA GTGGTGCGGGCTAAAGAGCGTCTGGAAGAGGAGCTAAGTATTcagtcacaacaacaaaagcagcagtcagATCAGAATAC